From Punica granatum isolate Tunisia-2019 chromosome 1, ASM765513v2, whole genome shotgun sequence:
ATAGAAaccatatttttcttttccccctgcccctcttcctcttctttgcTTCGCTTCGGGTTAAGGGCGGATGGAACATCTCACTATTACTTATGCATATACCCGATAGATCTCCATTCATTGGCAACCtcgaaaggaaaaagaaacagCAGATCGTAGATGATGGGTTGGAAGACACTCGCCAAAAAGAATATAAGGAGCCAAAAGCTTATCTTAAAGTCCAACTAAATAAAAGGCGAAAATTATGATCCATATTtcaatgtaaaaaaaatgtgtGCGCCAAAATACTATGCTTTCACTACTTAACGAACAACTTTGATTACGAAAGCATGAAACAAAAAGTCAAAAGCGACCCTCTTCCGCTTGGCTCGATCGATCCATAATTGAGACCATGCCTGTAGCTGATCAGCGGGAGCACCTGCTGCTATTTGAGTAAGAATCAATCCATAGAAGTACCTCCCCCTGAACTTTGAGCCTCTCCTCTCCTGGTCACGGCCACCGAGTTCAGTTACAAAAAGGGAACAGATCAAAGGAAAGCCACGATATACACAGCATATACAATACAGATGCATTAATACACCTAAACatggtgtgtgtgtgtgtgtgtgtgtgtgtgtatctATATACAGCTCATGTGCCAATCTGAACCTTTCTTTCCCGAGCTAAACCAATTACAAGAAATGCATGCTTATCATAAGCAAAAATTAATTGTGCAAAATTCAAGCAACAGTTGCTTCTGCTATATATGTCCTCGAGGTTTTGGTGTACAATTAAACAGACATATACTATATATACGTACAGGCGAGTATCAGGATGGATATCAGCCAGTCATTCCTTTCCCGATGTGAGAAAttagaagaaagaaacacacATAATCGACGGGGGCAGAAAACTAAGTGAATAGACGGGTAAAGCCCCTGATTAAATAACAGGGTTAAGAACTCCCCGGCAGAAAACTAAGGGGATGGAATATATACAAAAGGTATCACGACCAACCAAAACGAGAAAATATAGGACCAGGAAATCTTCTTTTCAcggttaatatatatatatatatataataacctCAAGAGGGATAACGTGCATGTATTTACTCACATGGGAAAACAACCGTAGAGGTATCCACCAGAGCCGACCTCCCCAGCCACATAGCTGAAGGATCCAAGCAGGACACAATTGATACAACGTCCCTTTGGATCACCACGCTGCTTTCTCTTCCTCTCATCAGCActggttttcttttccagACGAACAACGTCAAAAGTGAAACGCAACTTTCCATAGCCACGCGTCATTAGATCAGTATTTTTGCTGAAACCACACGAGAAAATCACAGCCTGCCCACCCCCAATATCCAGCACCCTGCGCTGCCCGGAATAGATTTTACTGCCGATTTTCCCGGGTCCTGTATGGCGAACTGGGATGAGTTCCGGTGGTCGATCCTTGTTCTCCTGTGCAAGATCGCAGGCAATGAGACAGGCCCCTTTGAGGTGAGATGGGAACGGAAACCATGGGAACGGAAACCAAGGATACCAAAGACCATCCACAACTTCGGACCCACGAGTTTGCTGAACCTCCGGCAACCAGCCAAACCTCGAGCTCTTCTTCCACCCTTCACATGGATGGTTGCAATCCAGCTCGTAGATTTGCAGAGAGCAGCCCAGCATCAATACAATGCAAGATCCCATAGCACTGCAAGATTGCACTTCGTAATCGCTCGGTTCGCAGAAGTCATGAGGATCGAGTTCGGGTTCGGGGAGGGACACCCATTCATTGGAGCATGGGTCAAAAACTTCAGCCCGTGGTTCGTCCTtatcagaagaagaagaaggagcgAACGACTTTGGGAGCACGTACAGCTTCCCAAGGAGAGAGATGACAAATGGCTCAATTTTGGGGGCTCTCAGACTAGGCCCCTTCCGCAGATAGGCGAGGGGGTTCTCTACGGGATGTGAGGTGGCTGGGGGGAGAAGGCGTGTGTCGAGGATATAGACGTCGAGAGAGGgatcttcttttcttggggAAGGAAGACACCAACTGCCTCCAATCATGTAGATTGAGGAGCCAATGCATCCGAAACCCATTTCTATTGGGAGATCACGGGGTCGGAGAGTGAGGACGGGCTGTTGTGGCAAGGGCTCATGAGGAGGATGGGTAACAGGGAAAGCATGGATTGTGTAAAGTGACTCGGTCTTGAGGTCTTTGGGGGCAAGGTGAGTAGGGTGGAAGTAGACCACATATACCGACGTCCCACTCTCGTCACATGTAACAGGCTGCTCGGGCATCGTTGCTCcttcctccctccctccctctcggAAACTAGGAAACTTACTACGTACCTGTAATTTATAGAGAGGCAGCTGCAAGCAACGGAGCAATTAgacaagatatatatattatcggATAGAAGAAGACACCATGCCCATGCATGAATCGCATCAAAAACTAAGGCAGGTGCATACATAGCATAGATAAGGGAAGAGGCTCCCCGTAGAAAACAAGGTGGATGGAAATTGGAAAGGATCGACATAAACAGAGGACTCGACGGACGGAGCAATCGAGGGTTATAgagctcaaacatcaaactgACACTAACTATTAAGCAACAACAACCGCAGCACACAGCAATAGACCAGTCTCTAAATTGAACGTCAGCAACTGAAAACAATCGCAAAATCATTCAATCggcgaggaagaagaagaaggaggaggaggaggataaTTAGGGTTTACAAACTACAAATTATCCCTAAAATCATTCACTCATAGTCGCTGACGATAGATTCACCGATCGCCTACCTCTTTCACGCTGCCCTTCCCTTCTCTGATCAAACCTTGCTTCCCTTCTCTGATCACACCttgcttgcttgcaattgGCTCTGCCAGGGCTCCCTGCGCCGCCTGTACGTAGTCAATAGGATCGGGTTCGAGTTTTGATTCGTTTCTGAtcttaaaagaaaagagaggaggAAAGAAACGTCGTCGTTTTTAAACGTCAAAGTCATCAATTTCACGAGCCCCTCGTCGCTTACTACTGTAAGGCCGTGAAAACCCTTCATCCAAGAATCCCTCGTATTCATTCGGAGGTAGCTCGTGCTAGGTCTTGTTTGATTAGTGACGAGCTTCGATTTCTGTTTGTTGTTGTTCTTCTCCCCACCTTGTTTGTCAGGTAGACTGTATGCGATGGATCGTGGTCTGAAGATCCCTGCAGGGGAGCGTACGAAGACCGCCAACGCCCTCTTGAATTCCCTCATCAAACAGCTGGAAAAGGTACCAATCCATCAATCTACCGATCCATTTATATGTCGAGAGTGGGGTAAATGGGATGCAGTATCTGCTTATCGAACTCGAGATTATCTTTGATTGTACTTTTGAGCTGATTCGACCGACATTTCTGGAACTTTAATATTGAAACGATGTGTTTCCATGTAATTCTACCATTGAAGGTGAATACTGCACGAAGTGGAATTTGTGCTTTCTTCGTGATTCCTGGCCCATTTGCACTGACTAAGGGGTGCTGTGTTGACGTTGCGCAGTTGCCCGATCTTCAAGTGCTAAATTGGATAACTGGGATCCGCTTTGCAGCTGAATATCTCTCAGTTGTTCATGCTGCCTGTAATGCCCATACATCATTTGTAAACTCGTGGCAGTTTTAATAATCCTTTGCTTCAGCTAGATTTCAATcgggaattttattttttatttttttccgtgGGCTCAAGTTAAAATGACCATCTCTGGTGCTAGTTACATGTCTCAGTATTTCGAGTTCTGCTGATATATTAGCTAGTTTTGGGAGTTAGTGAGCTTcagataatttttattttaacattACTAAGTGGTTTAACTTCTATGGAGGCTTCATTTGGTTCCAGTATCGATTGCACTGGTACCTAGGCCccagattattatttttctgaatGACTGGTTGCCTAATATTTATGTGCGGAAAACAATTGGTGGGCTGCAGTTTGCAGTTCAAATTAATTGTCGTGTTGGGCTGCCTGTAATGCCTGCACAGTTTTTCCATGATCTTGTCAAGTTCTGAAGGGTCTTGCATGATTTgtcataattatatttttcattagtGTATTATGTCTCATCTTCAACTTGAGACTTTTATAGCCGCTAACATTTGCGATATATAATGTCGTGTGGCAGTACAATAGTAAGGCAGCATAGCCAAAATGACTTGGGAGAATCCTTATTTCAATTGCATTGCACTATTTAGCTTCTTGTTTCAGAAGCCTCTCCTCTCTTCCTGCATACATTACTATTAAATTTGTCATTTTAACTCTTTATGTTGCAAAAATCTTTTTGGGTAAGAGATGGCTCTGGTCAGACCCAACTGATTTTGATTTCGACTCAAGTTTACAGTAGTAGGGTAatgtaagatttttttttcctgcctCTGCCTGATTCAACTCCGTAAGTGGGCAACCCAGTTCTATCTGACATCATGGTCATTTACAGGACAAGAAATCGCTAAATCTTGGGCCTGAAGACAGTTTGCATTTGGAAGTGTTTGCCTTGAATGTCTTTGCAAAGGCTGATAAACGCCCAGCTGACTTGTACGATGCATTCTCTTCCTGATAATATTTAGTTTTCTTTAGAAATTTATTTGTTGGCTTCTTGCTTTTCAAGAATTTTGTGTCCCCCACCTTGGAGATTGTAGCTTCTAGTGGACGCCCTTTTTGCTGCCAAACCTATCTGAATCATCTTTGCGTGCTAGGCTTTATGATATCGGCTtgatatatgcataattaTGGGACATCCGTAGAGATCCTCTATACATCGGGATCACACAATGATGTAGTCTCTTGCATAatgtatttttcaattatgtCGGGCTTTTGTTTTCTTGACTTTGTAATGTACGCTATCCCACTATGAACTTGGCTTTAgaattatgttatataaaaaAGGGAGGGGGAACTGAGTAAACAATTCAATAATTGTTGGTACAACCCAAGTTTTTGATGTCATCTAAGACCACGAATAAACCTTATCTTGGGAACTATTCATCTTTCCACATTCAGTTCCTCCCTTTTTATCTTCTCTGGAAGTGAAGCTATTGTGTATGATTCTGAAATGTTTTAAATGCGTACTTGTGACAGGAATACTGCAAAAACGTTTTATGCTGCGAGCATCTTCTTTGAGATTCTCAGCCAATTTGGTCCCCTTCAGCCTGATGTGCATTGATTCTTGTTTTTTGCATAATGCTGTCTTCGGGACAGAACTATCAGATGGCAACCTCTTGAGATTTTTTGGATGCATGCAAATAATTTTGTCAGTTCTACTTTATGAATCAAATCGTCaaggttttttcttttcatacaGCTTGAGCAGAAACAGAAGTATTTTTTCTTCCCCCTCCAGTTCTAGCTAACATTATGGTCATTTACAGGACAAGAAGTCGCTAAATCTTGGGCCCGAAGACAGTTTGCTTTTGGAAGGGTTTGCTTTGAATGTCTTTGCAAAGGCTGATAAACAAGATCGTGCTGGGCGAGCTGACTTTTATGATGCATTCTCTTCCAGATAATATTTAGTTTTCTTTAGAAATTTATCTGCTGGCTTCTTGCTTTTCAAGAATTTTGTGTCCCCCACCTTGGAGATTGTAGCTTCTAGTGGACATCCTTTTTGCTGCCAAACCTATCTGAGTAATCTTTGCGTGTTAGGTTTTATGAGATCGGCTTGTGATATGCATAATTATGGGACATCCATAGAGATCTTCTATACATCGGGATCACATAGTGATGTAGTCTCTTGCGTAatgtatttttcaattatgtCGGGCTTTTGTTTTCTTGACTTTGTAATGTACGCTATCCCACTATGAACTTGGCTCTAgaattatgttatataaaaaaaaggaaaaaaaaaactgagaaAACAATTCAATAATTGTTGGGTACAACCGCAAAGGATTTTGGTGTTATCTGAGACCATGAATAAACCTTATCTTGGGAACTATTCATCTTTCCACATTCAGTTCCTCCCTTTTTATATTCCCTGGAAGTGAAGCTATTGTGTATGATTCTGAAATGTTTTAAATGCGTACTTGTGACCGGAATACTGCGAAAACGTTATATGCTGCAAGCATCTTCGTTTAGATTCTCAACCAATTTATTCCCCTTCAGCCTGATGTGATTTGATTCATGAAGTAGAACTGACACAATAATTTGCACGCATCCACAAAATCTCAGGAGCTTGCCATCTGTTAGTTCTGTCCCAAAGGCAAGCATTATGGAAAGCAGCAGATATAAGAAAGGCTttgaaggaaggaaggaagctCGTCCCTGGGCCTCCTGCTGGTGAAGATGATCTGTCTGTGCCATCGAGAACGCCTGGTGGATCTTATATATGTTTCCTGTATCTAGTTCCTTGTTTAGCTTTATTGGTTCTATTGCCTGCCTATTTGATGTTTAAACTACCATTTTTATTGAAACCAAGAAATGATCAGAGGTTGAAT
This genomic window contains:
- the LOC116211793 gene encoding uncharacterized protein LOC116211793 translates to MPEQPVTCDESGTSVYVVYFHPTHLAPKDLKTESLYTIHAFPVTHPPHEPLPQQPVLTLRPRDLPIEMGFGCIGSSIYMIGGSWCLPSPRKEDPSLDVYILDTRLLPPATSHPVENPLAYLRKGPSLRAPKIEPFVISLLGKLYVLPKSFAPSSSSDKDEPRAEVFDPCSNEWVSLPEPELDPHDFCEPSDYEVQSCSAMGSCIVLMLGCSLQIYELDCNHPCEGWKKSSRFGWLPEVQQTRGSEVVDGLWYPWFPFPWFPFPSHLKGACLIACDLAQENKDRPPELIPVRHTGPGKIGSKIYSGQRRVLDIGGGQAVIFSCGFSKNTDLMTRGYGKLRFTFDVVRLEKKTSADERKRKQRGDPKGRCINCVLLGSFSYVAGEVGSGGYLYGCFPMFDEGFWLLPLSVVPFLGPALYLILRPWFLGNTELLLPNKNRGTQSANVRKQGAPGFLSFLLRLHTKELPMQRLDRDHSLIEHSANVLVLKSKFCISTFL